One segment of Nostoc piscinale CENA21 DNA contains the following:
- a CDS encoding DUF3226 domain-containing protein: MPSISDIPEQLPDTGLIHTIEDGIKFGIWIMPDNQISGMLETFLACLIKYEDESIWQYAQEQKC, from the coding sequence TTGCCTAGTATATCTGATATACCTGAACAACTCCCAGATACAGGACTTATACACACCATAGAAGATGGCATTAAATTTGGTATTTGGATTATGCCAGATAATCAAATAAGTGGTATGTTGGAAACGTTTTTAGCTTGTTTGATTAAATATGAAGATGAATCAATTTGGCAATATGCTCAGGAACAGAAGTGTTGA